One Methanomicrobia archaeon genomic region harbors:
- a CDS encoding ribonuclease P, whose translation MKRRRRIEDLAEQRIERLFQLAEVAAKEGREQRSQRYIELARAIGMRYRVRIPKHLKMRLCKRCHALLIPGKTARVRLRSEYMTTSCLRCGKQMRRPYKTPRAPSVRRSEGDEK comes from the coding sequence ATGAAGCGAAGGAGAAGGATCGAGGATCTTGCAGAGCAGCGTATCGAACGGCTCTTTCAGCTTGCCGAGGTAGCAGCGAAGGAGGGGCGCGAGCAGCGCAGTCAACGCTATATCGAGCTTGCGCGTGCGATCGGGATGCGGTACCGGGTGCGAATACCGAAGCATCTGAAGATGCGGCTCTGCAAGCGTTGTCACGCTCTGTTAATCCCGGGGAAAACCGCACGAGTCCGGCTCAGGAGTGAGTACATGACAACCTCCTGTTTGCGGTGTGGGAAGCAGATGAGACGTCCGTATAAAACGCCGAGGGCGCCGTCTGTGAGGAGAAGCGAAGGAGATGAAAAGTGA
- a CDS encoding pseudouridine synthase, producing the protein MEEEERERLLEKARIIADYQFGRGAGAVLFTDNVEFTLSRTRRIAQIKEGDKRIATLRSSDGLFTLGIEGAKRLHQHLQYPRLRVIMNEESSEFVRKGETAFCKHVLDADPAIRAYDEVLVVDEQDRLLATGRAMLAGEELHSFTHGVAVKVRHGIEK; encoded by the coding sequence ATGGAAGAGGAAGAAAGGGAACGCCTGCTCGAAAAGGCAAGGATCATTGCGGACTATCAGTTCGGCAGAGGAGCAGGCGCCGTATTGTTCACTGACAACGTTGAATTTACACTCTCACGGACACGGCGAATAGCGCAGATAAAGGAAGGCGACAAGAGGATAGCCACGCTCAGGAGTAGTGACGGGCTCTTCACGCTGGGTATCGAAGGTGCGAAACGGCTGCATCAGCATCTCCAGTATCCACGGCTACGAGTGATAATGAACGAAGAGAGCAGCGAGTTTGTACGAAAAGGCGAGACGGCATTTTGTAAGCACGTACTCGACGCCGACCCTGCGATACGGGCGTATGACGAAGTACTCGTGGTGGACGAGCAGGATCGACTGCTCGCAACGGGCAGAGCGATGTTAGCCGGTGAAGAGCTGCACAGCTTTACGCACGGCGTCGCCGTAAAGGTACGGCACGGTATAGAGAAATAA